One Cololabis saira isolate AMF1-May2022 chromosome 12, fColSai1.1, whole genome shotgun sequence DNA window includes the following coding sequences:
- the phlda3 gene encoding pleckstrin homology-like domain family A member 3, whose translation MSLPVKVMRDGLLEKRSSGLLQLWKKKRCVLTEDGLRLHSCRGGGGDAAGSAWSPKAKELRFERMTTVDCVEYKRGLVYFTVVMATGKEIDFRCRQDGAPWNAEIALALVRFKNLQAVRTGRNRYLSAHLGAHLGTHLGGAHLGTHLGSTGEDEEL comes from the coding sequence ATGTCTCTCCCGGTGAAGGTGATGAGAGACGGGCTGCTGGAGAAGCGCAGCAGCGGGCTGCTCCAGCTGTGGAAGAAGAAGCGCTGCGTGCTCACGGAGGACGGGCTGCGCCTGCACAGCTGCAGAGGCGGCGGGGGGGATGCTGCGGGCTCGGCGTGGAGCCCCAAAGCCAAGGAGCTCCGCTTCGAGCGCATGACCACGGTGGACTGCGTGGAGTACAAGCGAGGGCTGGTGTACTTCACCGTGGTCATGGCCACGGGCAAGGAGATAGACTTTCGGTGTCGGCAGGACGGCGCGCCGTGGAACGCGGAGATCGCGCTGGCGCTGGTGCGATTCAAGAACCTGCAGGCCGTGCGGACCGGGAGGAACCGGTACCTGTCCGCACACCTGGGAGCACACCTGGGCACACACCTGGGAGGAGCACACCTGGGCACACATCTGGGCAGCACAGGGGAGGACGAGGAGCTCTGA